The following are encoded in a window of Peromyscus maniculatus bairdii isolate BWxNUB_F1_BW_parent chromosome X, HU_Pman_BW_mat_3.1, whole genome shotgun sequence genomic DNA:
- the Gabrq gene encoding gamma-aminobutyric acid receptor subunit theta isoform X1 gives MGIRGMLRAAVLLLLIRTWLAESNGPSPTPKFHFELSSSMPEVILDLFNCKNCANEAVVQKILDRVLSTYDVRLRPNFGGAPVPVSVSIYVSSIEQISEINMDYTITMFLHQTWKDTRLAYYETNLNLTLDYHMHEKLWVPDCYFVNSKNAFVHDVTVENRVFQLHPDGTVRYGIRLTTTAACSLDLQKFPMDKQACKLEVESYGYTIEDIVLSWEDENAIHITDELHIPRFTYLGRTITSKEVYFYTGSYMRLIVKFQVQREVRSYLVQVYWPTVLTTILSWISFWMNYDSSAARVTIGLTSILVLTTIDSHMRDKLPHISCIKAIDIYILVCLFFVFLSLLEYVYINYLFFSQGPQHNRKRCKKPRRVVARYRYQEVVVGNVQDGLINVEDRVEDRADPLPDSPMQAHLASPESLVSLVLTSEQAQLATSESLSPLSSTPSQAQLATGESLSDLPSTSEQTVHDCTIHFHGFLTNDSIIPIKIHNHSEAHGDGDSEESLSSESHGHDSSTSGRLMFHSGQSAY, from the exons ATGGGCATCCGAGGCATGCTGCGAGCCGCCGTGCTCCTGCTGCTCATCAGGACTTGGCTCGCAGAGAGCAACGGCCCCAGTCCCACCCCGAAATTCCACTTCGAGCTCTCCTCCAGCATGCCCGAAGTCATCCTGGATCTCTTCAACTG CAAAAATTGTGCAAATGAAGCTGTGGTTCAAAAGATTTTGGACAGGGTGCTATCAACATATGATGTCCGACTGAGACCAAATTTTGGAG GTGCCCCTGTGCCTGTGTCAGTATCTATCTATGTGTCCAGTATTGAACAGATCTCAGAAATAAATATG GACTATACAATCACGATGTTTTTGCATCAGACCTGGAAAGACACACGCTTAGCATACTATGAGACCAACTTGAACCTGACTCTGGACTATCATATGCATGAGAAGCTGTGGGTCCCTGACTGCTACTTTGTGAATAGCAAAAATGCCTTTGTGCATGATGTAACTGTGGAGAATCGTGTGTTTCAGCTTCACCCAGATGGAACAGTGCGATATGGCATCCG gCTTACCACAACAGCAGCCTGTTCCCTGGATCTGCAAAAGTTCCCTATGGACAAGCAAGCTTGCAAGCTGGAGGTGGAGAGCT ATGGCTATACCATCGAAGACATTGTGTTATCCTGGGAAGATGAGAATGCCATCCACATTACTGATGAGCTGCACATCCCTCGGTTTACCTACCTGGGGAGGACAATTACTAGCAAGGAGGTGTATTTCTACACAG GCTCCTACATGCGCCTGATAGTGAAGTTCCAGGTTCAAAGAGAAGTCCGCAGTTACCTTGTGCAGGTCTATTGGCCCACAGTCCTCACCACTATTCTCTCCTGGATATCATTTTGGATGAACTATGATTCCTCTGCTGCCAGGGTGACAATTG GCCTAACTTCTATTCTTGTCCTGACCACCATCGACTCACATATGCGAGATAAACTCCCCCATATTTCCTGTATCAAAGCCATTGACATCTACATCCTTGTGTGCCTGTTCTTCGTGTTCCTGTCCCTGCTGGAGTATGTCTACATCAACTACCTTTTCTTCAGCCAAGGACCTCAGCACAATCGCAAGAGGTGCAAGAAACCCAGGAGAGTTGTTGCCCGATACCGCTACCAAGAAGTGGTAGTGGGAAATGTGCAG GATGGCCTGATTAATGTGGAAGACAGAGTGGAAGACAGAGCTGATCCTCTTCCTGacagccccatgcaggctcatCTGGCAAGTCCGGAAAGTCTTGTGTCCTTGGTGCTCACTTCAGAACAGGCCCAACTGGCTACCTCGGAAAGCCTCAGCCCACTCTCTTCCActccaagccaggcccaattgGCCACTGGAGAAAGCCTGAGTGATCTGCCCTCCACCTCTGAGCAAACAGTGCATGACTGTACCATTCACTTTCATGGCTTCCTCACTAATGACAGTAttatccccatcaaaatccacaACCATTCTGAGGCCCATGGTGATGGAGACTCTGAAGAGAGCCTAAGCTCTGAAAGCCATGGCCATGACAGCAGCACCAGTGGAAGGCTCATGTTCCACAGTGGCCAGAG TGCATATTAA
- the Gabrq gene encoding gamma-aminobutyric acid receptor subunit theta isoform X2: MGIRGMLRAAVLLLLIRTWLAESNGPSPTPKFHFELSSSMPEVILDLFNCKNCANEAVVQKILDRVLSTYDVRLRPNFGGAPVPVSVSIYVSSIEQISEINMDYTITMFLHQTWKDTRLAYYETNLNLTLDYHMHEKLWVPDCYFVNSKNAFVHDVTVENRVFQLHPDGTVRYGIRLTTTAACSLDLQKFPMDKQACKLEVESYGYTIEDIVLSWEDENAIHITDELHIPRFTYLGRTITSKEVYFYTGSYMRLIVKFQVQREVRSYLVQVYWPTVLTTILSWISFWMNYDSSAARVTIGLTSILVLTTIDSHMRDKLPHISCIKAIDIYILVCLFFVFLSLLEYVYINYLFFSQGPQHNRKRCKKPRRVVARYRYQEVVVGNVQDGLINVEDRVEDRADPLPDSPMQAHLASPESLVSLVLTSEQAQLATSESLSPLSSTPSQAQLATGESLSDLPSTSEQTVHDCTIHFHGFLTNDSIIPIKIHNHSEAHGDGDSEESLSSESHGHDSSTSGRLMFHSGQRCVQEASWDLDKIESLQDDISIKSSWLGLDELCKGDADSIWSLTDEELMACDREKDHSSESGESFPSIPGCSFNEGFSFQIFNPDRVPKVDRWSRFLFPLSFGLFNVVYWLYHIY, from the exons ATGGGCATCCGAGGCATGCTGCGAGCCGCCGTGCTCCTGCTGCTCATCAGGACTTGGCTCGCAGAGAGCAACGGCCCCAGTCCCACCCCGAAATTCCACTTCGAGCTCTCCTCCAGCATGCCCGAAGTCATCCTGGATCTCTTCAACTG CAAAAATTGTGCAAATGAAGCTGTGGTTCAAAAGATTTTGGACAGGGTGCTATCAACATATGATGTCCGACTGAGACCAAATTTTGGAG GTGCCCCTGTGCCTGTGTCAGTATCTATCTATGTGTCCAGTATTGAACAGATCTCAGAAATAAATATG GACTATACAATCACGATGTTTTTGCATCAGACCTGGAAAGACACACGCTTAGCATACTATGAGACCAACTTGAACCTGACTCTGGACTATCATATGCATGAGAAGCTGTGGGTCCCTGACTGCTACTTTGTGAATAGCAAAAATGCCTTTGTGCATGATGTAACTGTGGAGAATCGTGTGTTTCAGCTTCACCCAGATGGAACAGTGCGATATGGCATCCG gCTTACCACAACAGCAGCCTGTTCCCTGGATCTGCAAAAGTTCCCTATGGACAAGCAAGCTTGCAAGCTGGAGGTGGAGAGCT ATGGCTATACCATCGAAGACATTGTGTTATCCTGGGAAGATGAGAATGCCATCCACATTACTGATGAGCTGCACATCCCTCGGTTTACCTACCTGGGGAGGACAATTACTAGCAAGGAGGTGTATTTCTACACAG GCTCCTACATGCGCCTGATAGTGAAGTTCCAGGTTCAAAGAGAAGTCCGCAGTTACCTTGTGCAGGTCTATTGGCCCACAGTCCTCACCACTATTCTCTCCTGGATATCATTTTGGATGAACTATGATTCCTCTGCTGCCAGGGTGACAATTG GCCTAACTTCTATTCTTGTCCTGACCACCATCGACTCACATATGCGAGATAAACTCCCCCATATTTCCTGTATCAAAGCCATTGACATCTACATCCTTGTGTGCCTGTTCTTCGTGTTCCTGTCCCTGCTGGAGTATGTCTACATCAACTACCTTTTCTTCAGCCAAGGACCTCAGCACAATCGCAAGAGGTGCAAGAAACCCAGGAGAGTTGTTGCCCGATACCGCTACCAAGAAGTGGTAGTGGGAAATGTGCAG GATGGCCTGATTAATGTGGAAGACAGAGTGGAAGACAGAGCTGATCCTCTTCCTGacagccccatgcaggctcatCTGGCAAGTCCGGAAAGTCTTGTGTCCTTGGTGCTCACTTCAGAACAGGCCCAACTGGCTACCTCGGAAAGCCTCAGCCCACTCTCTTCCActccaagccaggcccaattgGCCACTGGAGAAAGCCTGAGTGATCTGCCCTCCACCTCTGAGCAAACAGTGCATGACTGTACCATTCACTTTCATGGCTTCCTCACTAATGACAGTAttatccccatcaaaatccacaACCATTCTGAGGCCCATGGTGATGGAGACTCTGAAGAGAGCCTAAGCTCTGAAAGCCATGGCCATGACAGCAGCACCAGTGGAAGGCTCATGTTCCACAGTGGCCAGAGGTGTGTGCAAGAAGCAAGTTGGGACCTTGATAAGATTGAGAGCTTACAGGATGACATCAGTATCAAGAGCAGCTGGCTTGGCCTTGATGAACTATGCAAGGGGGATGCTGACAGTATCTGGAGCCTTACTGATGAGGAGCTCATGGCCTGTGACCGAGAGAAGGACCATAGCTCAGAGTCTGGGGAGAGTTTCCCCTCAATCCCTGGGTGCTCATTCAATGAAGGGTTCTCTTTCCAGATCTTTAACCCTGACCGGGTCCCTAAGGTTGATAGGTGGTCCcgtttcctcttccctctttcctttgggTTGTTCAATGTGGTTTACTGGTTGTACCACATCTATTAG